The nucleotide window aATGAATCGCAACtccgatcctctggacaaaAAATGAACCTGCCTTCTTGTGACCAGTTGAATCCATGAGGCGtggtatacttttaataaaggttttatgCTTACTAAAAGAAGGTCCAAGTCTTTCAACTGCAAATCACGAAAGAATTTGGAATAAGATGCGAATATTTACATCGTTTGTTCGCTTCAGTTTTTTCCGCGGCGGTTCTGGCCTTTAACACTAATTCCATGATCAGAGACAGGGctagtgtttattattatataatatatattaatagaaattatttattattaacaattttttttatatgcatttgttttttttaataaacttagtcatttcattttaatacgcCAAAAGATagataagtgagccagtttaactacagacacaagggacataacatcttaggtcccaaggcACATTGGCGAAGTGACCTCTTAACATGAGATGGCCCATTCGCTCGCCTatctaaagtatataaaaaatcattacaaaagCGTATCGGTTatacattatatagtatatatgatagattttatgtcatattactGAAAGCCGTGTACCTCATCtgcatcaaaatttaatttaaattcagaagTTCTTGAAGCTacgtcaatttaatattttgccaGACCAAAAGGTACACCTGCTTTATTAATTTGGGGACGCTGCATGTACGTCAATGGACGAATTTGGGTATCCTTGCGTAACATATCggttaatgtttaaattgaagcttcagaaaattaattatatttgtctaattaatatttccgtacattataatttttaacgaaTCAAGTCTGATAACAATTAATGTTCATAATGTCCCGTTGTTCTTAAGTTTGGTAGTGAACGTTATCCAACGGAAAGAATGaagttatatctttttttttcgtaatactCGCAATAGAATCACGTTATTTTTTACACCATAAATATAAGTATCAACAATTAATGTATGagcaatattaatacaaataataaaataccgtaGTATATATggaaacaacaatttaaatacaatcgAAGTATAAGTAGaaataaagaaatgttatagattagatttatatattatacaaacagtttttgaataatatcattaatttttgaatatatactaAATCGAAAGTtctatatgcgaaagtaactccgtctgttacgcttttacggtCAAACAATTGATCCTAATCTaatgaaatttagtacaaaGCAAGCTTTAACCCCTACGAAGGTCATGatatgctactttttatacGGAGACTactagttattttatacatactgGAACCgaatacatacacatacattaaATTCCATTTTCTTCATTCAACGAAGCGTCAGTGCATATTGGAGATTTATAGCTGGATCAGAATCTAATCAGAGCACTATCGTGGTAGAgatagaatgaaaataaatcactcGCAAAAAGCCATGGATTATTGAAGTTTAATGGATTCCCTTTGAATCTATGTCTAAAATTCTCTTTGaactttgcttttttttatttatttacttataatattatttgtaaaagcaTCTTTATGATCaatatcgttttataatttttcggaTCGCGTCCAAATTGTGACGAAAATCTGAaacatagtattaaatattattattgcttaaaaACCTTACGTGTTAAAATATGACGAATAGTATAAGGGCAAATAGAAATTGACATTGAGAATTCattataaaagtgttttaaataCAGTAGCATTTGATCTATagttatgttataaatgcgaaagtaactctgactgTCTGACTGATGCTCTTACATGGCCTAATCAtaaaactgaatttgatgagatttggAATGAAGCGAGCTTGAACCCAAAGGAAAGGTATAGGCTACTTCTTTGTTTAGCAGACGACCAATCCCATAaaaagcgagcgaagccgcgggcgacgactaatttagtaatatttcaatttagtaTTCATGGTCTAATGGAATGTATTAAGTCTAAGGTTATGGTATAAAGGCATGGAAGGTTTTATTTGTATGGTTCTACCTAATAGCATAGTTGGGCGGATGAGCATGAAGTGTATgtggtcaccgctgcccataAACTTTGACGCTgtagaaaatttaaacatttcttacatcgctaaaGTGCCACTGATCTTGGGAACAAAGATtgtatatcccttgtgtctgtaattacactggctctctcacccttcaaacacacacgatatttatttttggcgatagaatatgtgatgagagggtggtacctccTTAAAACGGACACAAAGCTctattaccaaaaatatattttccagatttaagttaaattcaacacaattaatagatttaatgttttactcgtataaaagtaatattaaatttatgacgCATTATGGTATTCTTATAGTTTCCCATATAATTTATAGGCTAAATTTTATAGTGAATACTATTTATGGACATTTATTCTTGACGAGTTAATATTGAGATAGTATGTGAtgttaatttttagttaatttaaattttaaggagTTATTGAATCTTATGTCCCGCTGTTGGGCTTAGTCCTCCTCTCGcatcgaggagaaggtttggaggttattccaccacgcagctccagTGCGAGTTGgatacacatgaggcagaatttcattgaaatgcaggtttcctcacaatgttttccgtcaccggcacgatatgtattataaacaaaactatttgaaataaataaatagagttaCATATgataccttcaagaaaagagcgtactccttccggccggcaacgcatctgcaagccccccggtgtttcagatgtccatgagcggtgaTAGTCACTATTCATCAGGTGAGTCTCCTTctagtttgccacctataacataaaaataagttgaaataaactattaacATGATTTTAGTAAGAACTGGGAGGGCTGATAGGAAGTTCCATAGAGGGATTAAGGCAGCGAATATTTTCCTATTGATTTCACTGCACTAACCATAATAACGTCGGATCTAAGTGCACACCAGGGTGTAACACTAGTAAGATAAGCGTTACTACGTTACTTTAAATCACAGGAAAACCTTGACTGCCAGTAACAATCACCTGCGATTTAACAGGGTTGATATTAAGTCCGTACTGCTTGGTCCATgattcttcttacagaatacttaTACTGACCGTAATTACAGCTGGGAGAAAtagtgttttttatataataagtaggtGAACGGGCAAGTGgggcacctgatggtgagtggtcaccatcgcccatagacataaaCCGGagcacaagaatactaagtattgctgtttagtggtaAAATCTCTGATGAGCAATGTTCTTACGCATTATACCAAGGAAATAAGAAGTATTCATATAAGTTTCAGCATACACTAGCACACTCAGCCTTCAGATCGAAGCAAACCTTTTACGATCTCGAAAATCTTCATCATTGTGCCAAATAAAATTCTGTGACATTTATATTAACCGACCTCTGTTGGAGCACCGCGTTGGAATAAGTTTAACTTTGTCCCTAAAATGAGAGGATGCTTtaacccaacagtgggacatttacataGTATTACTTTTACACAATTTTAAGGATAAAACACCCTTGCAACTACttactcaaaatatttaaatttgtcataGTTTCGTAGTTTTGGTGCATAGAGGCTACCGCATTGCAGTGTCTTTTATCTTGTTCGCTCGTGTGTTCTGCCCCTTATCCATGTTTCACGATAATACCCAATGGCGCTATACATTTTTGATGACGGTATAAATCCTACGAAAGCCGAAATAGTTCCAGTTAATTAACCCATTTTGATTGTTTAAGATAAAGCCGCTGATTGCATTCCTTGCTTAGTCGGAAAAAGTAccactaattatttatttgatataaataagctTTTATTCAGTCTAATATATCAACACGTAATCGCTCCTACGTGGAATTTAATATgagttgtatttaatattaaactaactgAAATGTAACTGATGCAATTCTATTTATTCACAGTTAACGACACCCAACAGACGTTGccgataatataattaatattgacgatGTGTTTCGTCCACGTGTCGTGTGAaatgtataagtattatatatatatatatatatatatgtcggagaacATCATTCTTGTTGACATCGTCGTCAATGGTTACGGGATTAGTGGGCGTCATTAGGGTAAAGAACAAGCACAAAACACAACTATCGCgtaattacagtattttaattaatataaagtcaaCAAATTAACACTTTAACGAGTAACAACACCGAGCTGCGGGTTGCGGAGCTGCAGACCTTTTATAGGCAGTCTTCTACACTTTTCAAGATCCAACTCGATCTGTCCCTTTttctaattaaacaaaatgtatccgTCAAAACTGTCTCAATCTCTGTCAACCAGATGGCGCCTCGACCCCGCTCGAGGCAAATCCTTCGCTCTGTTTGGTCGTtacaagaaatacaatattcataatttttataaaattaatatggtttataacttcttaaaacaatgtaacaaatcaaatataattaactctagaattttaaaagatattattatgtaaacaaataatattgtctGTTCTACATGCAAACATCTATCAACCCGACTCATATcttcctccgacatatatatatatatatatatatatatatatatatataatataagtaaatattgttgACGTTGGTTTTGATAGACACGATATAAAGTGAAATTAGATAAAAACATCGATGGtgttattaattagtttattacagTTCAGTTACTGAGATTCATAGTCCTAATCCTGGATcttgaagttaaaatttaattagaaaatctTCGTAGCTAGTTTTGGTTTGGAAGTTCTCACACATTACCAGAGGTAATATTTTCTACGAAATATAGAGACTATTGCGtagaaaaaataagtttaataatcatgtgaaaatttcaactgtttaataaaaaaattatattatttcataaaaataaatttctgatgtaaaattatttaagtaagctTATCTccattataaaaattttgtttatatgacGTTGAAAATTATGCACCGGTGAGAGTTGTGCCGTTATTCTACCCGGAAGgcctttgaatttatttatttgcacttACACAAATTATACAAAGGTAGACATTATGCCAAAAGCCATTTTATTCAATACGACCCTAACATAACAAAGAATATatggtgaaaataaaaaaaaaaaaacgacaatgAAACACGTACAAATTCCACaagctaatatattttatgacagaagaacaataattttataaacataagaattattattattaaggccTCGATTAAGGTTATAtggttatatacaaataataattaaatagtaactaTATAAATCATTGCCGCGTGTAATGATGGTGAGAATGCCAGCAACATGTAcccgttgaatcgtaatttcgATCTTCTGGGAAAAAAATTAACCCTCCTATCAGCAGTGAAGGCAGTCAGGCGagatgttttagttttaatggTTTTTGCACAACTATTCCAAtttccaagtgtttcaactgcaaaaaacaaaagtaaaaacaatataaatacacacaaaaaagattagagaaaaattaattaaatcaaatgaaagggGGAAACAAAATGCGAGAAGAAATTGTGTACAAAGATTGCTACATTGCAACACGAGAAAAAGTATTAATAGCCTTAGTCTGGAAGGACTTAGCGGGGAAAGTTCGAGTTAGGTTGAACGAGTTAAGTAGCACACGAAGAAGAAGGTTGTCAGTGAAATGAAGTTGACTAAGATGAGTGTCACGCACGATgctaaattttcatataaaatattcaggGTCTATTGGGTATAATGTGCTTCAGATTCTATGTATTCTACGTTGTTGGAGTCAGTGTATATCGGTAACAGAAATATGGGCATGCCTGTTATAGAttcaaaacaaagtattatcAAGATATATAGGAAACAACTATTGGGAAATAATATTACGTTTAGAGCTCTAGCATGAATGAACACGATTTTATACTCGTAAACCAATAAGTTACTTACAGTGaaagtattctatatttaaattttaaataaattatttataaacataaactttgTTCTAATAGTAAAATCCTATTAAACATATCTCGATCTACAACCATTGACTCCTTTcatcaaaatgtaaatactgtaaaagatttatttaatttcaagttcGCAATcatcttgtaaaaaatatattcttgccATCCATTCCATTATCTTAATCCATTAAAATTCATTCGTGCTGAGCGAGCAAAGATggttttataaacttatattttaataaaagctcTTTAATGTTAGCGACCtttaacacgtttttttttatacaactaatcttatatataaaactgaatGTCTAACATCAACACCGTTTGACCGATCACCATGAAAATTGGcacatatattgtatttttcatgAAAGAGGTTTTTATGTTAATCACTTTGTTCAAACTTGCAAACCGTTCTACCGATTgcaaagagtataatatttgtaaatacatatatagatttagctaatttcatattatgtatagCAATTGCTAGACAAGTAAGTTGTAATGTATTATGCTGCATTTCTTTGAAGTGTTTAGTATACAATTAGAggatattaaattatctatgtATGAGAcgtgtgagccgagatggcccagtggttagaacgcgtgcatcttgaccgataatttcgggttcaaacccaggcaagcaccactgaatttcatgtgctaaatttgtgtttataattcatctcgtgctcggcggtgaaggaaaacatcgtgaggaaacctgcatgtgtctaatttcaacgaaattctgccacatgtgtattccaccgacccgcattggagcagcgtggtggaatatgcttcaaaccttctcctcaaaggaagaggaggccttagcccagctgtgggaaatttacaggctgctaatgcaatGCGTATGTATCCATATGGTAAAAGGATTATCAGTCCCAGAAAGCATTATATGAGGGCACAATGACGTCAGTGGTATTGAAACATACTCGTATATCACACGCAAGTCGCTACCTAAAAGGGAAGCACATTTCCGGgagatataaaaccttttttcactATATTGGGGTAGCGATCTTAATCTGTGAGAGGATCTATTACTATTATCTTAGTTCTCTTCCGCattgagttttattttcttcCCGTCTGTTTATCCACACTTTATATGATTCTCtcctttatttacaaaacaatttagtagtatattttaaaacattactaatattccaaGTCGATTTGATACCGTcttaaaagacaaataaaaaaatctgaggATTTTTTAGGATTATGATTTGGATAAGGAATACCTTGCACTTATAACATGGCGCAACTATCAACGTAGCTCACATGGTTTTTTGGAAGCATTGACgagtaatgtatattattaacattttataacattttaacaagGCAGAACTTACCTAACATTTATTTGTTCTCAGAGTTTAAATGAAAGCAAAAATGTACAAGatcattctatattatatttaacaatttgatGTATAATTACTTCGTTTAAATATGCGAATGTAACAATGAAGCGCCTGCGTAAACTGACTGAGCAATACTATTATGTTTGtgtcaatgttatatttttttttattttagatctcGATCTCTGTTTCGATACGTCACGACGCCAACGTCACTctgtatgaatttatttaacattaattttacacTGTTCTAAAACAAAATCTCCAGTATTATATTGTCAACTTTGATCCATAGCTTAGACGaagttaatgtttatgttttgatAGTGTCATTATATTAACAGGATCCCGTCTTAAGCACAACAAGCGCCTGGGTCCAAGTAGTGTTTTTGTGATCTCTCCTTGcccaaaaataattcaatggtCCAGTTTCAATGATCCAAGACTCGACCATCTTCGTCGAGGCGCCCGGAAACCGTGCACCCTGGATTGAGTCATATTTAATGCGTTTCTTCAGGGACTCTACGAACTTGATATGGCTATGTTAAAGAGCTGTCATAAAACTGTAATACTTAACATTGTGTTTGAACAATAATAAACAGTACAAAACTAGGTGACCCAGTTtaataaacaatcaaaatattcttcattcaagagCCTACTTCAGATTCTTTATTTcaagtcattttacaagatatgttaagtgttgtttttaatttttatcatacctttatgttaaatttttaacattacttaataaattatgctAATGATTGCAAGAATCGATCAATTTATAACTCTTTTCTGGTAAACTTCGAGCTACAGTTACTATTTATCGTACGGAGAAAAAAGTCCAACAAAACATAGTTCCGTTAATGGAAAcgcattgataaataaaattaaaaatattatattatttcagacGTGCAAATAATGTATCCTGTGGTACGAGGAAACTATCGTCCGTGGCCCGCCTAGGTCATACCTAAACTAAAAAAGTTCTCGCACTGGCAATTTTCGGTATGACGTTCTGTCATACGTTACACTTGGCGAATGAGAACGAGGCCGAAATTACAGTAAGAATTCACCCGTCAGGACATTTTTTGCTATAATGTGTGTGTTTAAACACTGACCTATGTctaaatatgtaggtatttagatttatatttttcatttaatgacTCTTTGCCTTTATGTCTTGTGGATGATGTAATGAAAGGCAATTgagtatagatatatgtattgtaatataatttacaatatttaattgttacgacGATATTACAGTGCGATGTTAGCATGGCGACTGGCGACAGAAcatgtaataatgtattaattgacGATGTAGCATATCGAATATCGACTTGTTTCTAGGTGCCATTATGGACAGTGATTTTtgcttacattaataaaagataatacgtAGGCACAActcaattattgttaatatatttcattgtatctgttatttatgcAGTGATAGAAACTACGTTCCAACTTGGTGTTTTACGTCTGCCCTTGTTTTCAGTAATCATCAAAATCTACAACGATAAGTTTAAACTGGTGcctttgataattaaatatccaTTTCGTTTTTCGAATTCCATTTTGATTAACTTTTAACAACGACTTATTTCATGGAATTAAAAAATgctataatatatgaaatttaagtaAGCCACGCTCACGTTTCTTTGTAAAAAATGGGCTCATACAAAAAAACTTGAGTCCGGCAACGTCTGCACAAAACGTTGACTTTTCGTCCTAACTGTTACTGAATTTTCTATATTCGATCTCGTTAGGGTAATAACTTCGTTTATTTGTGAAGTAGGCCGCGTATAAAGTTATCCAACAACTTTGCGTTAcgaatttattactaaaaatggATTGTACATTTGTtcctataaaacaaaaataaaacaaatgttctaatttatattctagAACATAATGCGTCTGCTGCATTGAATTGGTTCTGAGACAAAtacaataacaacattttaaaattgttaagataTATTGTTTCCGTGCGAATAAGTCTTAGGAAAATATGGTCTTAAATATGATCTcactattaataagtattattatgataaaaatccaaaattatataattataattaacttttattacatcgtataacgaaaaatattgttaaatttttaataaaaatgacgaCGAAGTTGTAAAAATTGTCTTAAAGTATTAAAACGCTTGAGAGCAAGGCAGCTGCCAAGCCGTTATTGTGTTGGCAAAAATTGTGATACAAATCAAATTTTtggtgaaattattattttgctattgtactagtttaaattataatgtaacatttaagcgaggaaatatgattttttaagaaaaatataccgAGATGGCCTTGTGGTACAAACACGTAAATCTCAGTCGAAGATTGCGCGTTCAAATCCGAAGAAacacaactgttttttttatgtgttttatttgtttataataattactgctCGGCGGTAAAAAACCGTGAGGTTTAATACGTCGGATAAAAAATTGCCACAAGAAAAGGCAACATGGTGGATTTTATAGTTCTTATCACGGCTAcgatttttatatagtaaagtaaaagaaataaaaatattctgattCAAATGGGATAgtagtagttttaaatttaatgtatcttTGAAGTAACGACCCAAAAACAtccaatttatttgatttatcgtTTTACTAGCGACtggccccggcttcgcacggttgcaatgctgatactaaatatactacagaatgtacaacgttcacagtttttcagtcgttagacaacaCAAAcggctatgtccctgcgttttaaatctgtaatatctttgaaaatatttatttaaattacatgctgtaaagggtcatattgatctatattaaatgcacaatgtatttaaggtacttaattggataaagattaatgctgtattacttaaaatcgcttcgacagtaagccattatttctcgtaaaaactaaaggataaaaaatgtttattgtgggttatccctaagagatagacatatactattatggatttttttgaagacctttttaaggtgtacaacattgcagtacattattttgatttatctcgtaacgttcagccagcgtttgcaaagtaagcgcaaaaataatgtttttatttacgatatcacttcagaaacctctacaattaactatatattgtctactatattgtgcacgtattatacatataaatcttcctcttgaatcaatctatctattaaaaaaaaccgcatcaaaattcgttATGTAattaaagatctaagtatacatagggacagacagcggtaagcgacttcgttttatgtaatgtaatgattaatatttaaaatcaataaaccaCCGGCCTGgctaataatttaaactttgattGCTTGTATTGACAATTACTGTAACGAGTTTGACTGtgtaagctatttaaaaataagtaatatgtgttgtacataaatatggtcatgatttgactatatttattaaaatgtgagaAAGTCAGCAAGGCGGgtagacaaataaattgtaaatgtaagaAGGGTTacggcttttaaaagcactgtGTGAATAGATTAGCTCTCAGTTCGTTTGGGGCTTTAATGGCGAAAGTAATTTAAGGTAAGATTATTGTACTGATTATAATgttcattgtattattaagttaaaatgtattaatgtttaaatgtgatttgtaaaaataaaagtactgtATGATAtgtgttctgttttattttaaatataaaaataatagtaaaacgttTACAAATTCAGAAGCGGGATAACTCTTCACGCTCAAAATAGgtagaaagttttttttgtgttagtatgtaacaaattatgtccgatttttttttaaatatgttgcaGCAAGAATAATGAATGACCCAATGGAACAAATTCGTCAGTCAAGATCTCCAGTGTTAAACATTGCCAAGCGACATCGAAGCAAGGAGGCCTGTGGCAGAGTTGTTTGCACGCCGCCGCGTCGTAGTCGACAAGCAAGAGAAATCGAACCTCGAAGTCGAAGTCGCAGTTGTAGCCGGGGCCGTTGTAGCGGTCATAGAACGCGTAATGTCAGCAGGGAGCGGCATCGTACTTCGAGACCAGCAACACGAAATCGATCTCGCACTCGTGGAGGGTACATGGATACAGCTGATATACACAGTGAGTTAATTTCGAAATTTACTGATATTATTCAGAGTATAAATGGCAGTCACAGTAAAGAGCACTTTGCGAATTCAAATGTTGTCCCAGAGTTCGATCCCTCTCAAAAAAATCAGACAATAAGTAATTGGTTAACTAAGGTTAATGAGTGTGCTATTTTGTATGGATGGAGTGATAGACAGATTATACATTATGCGTTACCTAAGCTAAGTGGTGTAGCAAAAAAATGGTATGAAGGTTTACCTACAGTTTTGTTTACTTGGGCAGAGTGGCAAACGAAACTCTTAAATGCATTTCCATCAGATGAAAATTATGGTCAAATGTTATCGGATATGTTAGAAAAGAAAGCTAAATTTGGAGACTCTTTAGAGGATTACTTTTACGATAAAGTAGCGTTAATAAATCGTTGTGAT belongs to Vanessa tameamea isolate UH-Manoa-2023 chromosome 13, ilVanTame1 primary haplotype, whole genome shotgun sequence and includes:
- the LOC113404385 gene encoding uncharacterized protein LOC113404385 — encoded protein: MNDPMEQIRQSRSPVLNIAKRHRSKEACGRVVCTPPRRSRQAREIEPRSRSRSCSRGRCSGHRTRNVSRERHRTSRPATRNRSRTRGGYMDTADIHSELISKFTDIIQSINGSHSKEHFANSNVVPEFDPSQKNQTISNWLTKVNECAILYGWSDRQIIHYALPKLSGVAKKWYEGLPTVLFTWAEWQTKLLNAFPSDENYGQMLSDMLEKKAKFGDSLEDYFYDKVALINRCDIKGKRAVECVLHGIEDRSIRLGAEAAQFDNPDKLLAYLRNVSTRKFDKSVKKDSKDIKTNTYSNKTSIKCYNCKEEGHPASKCQKPLKKCIKCSMLGHLDSECFSNKKNEQKRKVLLINKDFRSNELDKYVQDIYINSIRKVGFIDLGSDLTLIRESDAKEIFKQWDSTDNRPMVGFGGTVIHSLGSGIANVSIQGVNAKLHP